A window from Leifsonia shinshuensis encodes these proteins:
- the phoU gene encoding phosphate signaling complex protein PhoU → MREVFQQELAEVQDRLVEIAELVVLSIRNATQAFNESDVSLAEDVIVNDHRIDELTVLLDELSIQILARQQPVARDLRIVVSALRISASLERMGDMAEHIAQLARYRFPDKVVPKSLRGTFSEMGRLDVQIAEKLSELLRTQDLRLADEIRNDDDDIDELHISVFDKVLGETWKGQAVDTVDATLASRYHERFADHAVSIAKKVQYLATGDWAPELAS, encoded by the coding sequence ATGCGCGAAGTCTTCCAGCAGGAGCTGGCGGAGGTTCAGGACCGGCTCGTCGAGATCGCCGAGCTCGTCGTCCTCTCCATCCGGAACGCCACGCAGGCGTTCAACGAGTCCGACGTGAGCCTCGCGGAGGACGTGATCGTCAACGACCACCGCATCGACGAGCTGACCGTCCTGCTCGACGAGCTGTCCATCCAGATCCTCGCCCGGCAGCAGCCGGTCGCCCGCGACCTGCGCATCGTGGTCAGCGCCCTGCGGATCAGCGCGTCGCTGGAGCGGATGGGCGACATGGCGGAGCACATCGCCCAGCTGGCGCGCTACCGCTTCCCCGACAAGGTCGTCCCGAAGAGCCTGCGCGGCACGTTCTCGGAGATGGGCCGCCTCGACGTGCAGATCGCCGAGAAGCTCTCCGAGCTGCTCCGCACGCAGGACCTGCGCCTCGCCGACGAGATCCGCAACGACGACGACGACATCGACGAGCTGCACATCAGCGTCTTCGACAAGGTGCTCGGTGAGACGTGGAAGGGCCAGGCCGTCGACACGGTCGACGCGACCCTCGCGTCCCGCTACCACGAGCGCTTCGCGGACCACGCCGTCTCGATCGCGAAGAAGGTCCAGTACCTCGCGACCGGCGACTGGGCTCCCGAGCTCGCCTCCTGA
- a CDS encoding 2'-5' RNA ligase family protein — protein MFPDRFPAADWPLHVTIVPPFETELSAEGVAALLPGVPPIPVTGGARERFGAHRTVPVTVLRASPALHALHTASVDALEAADVVLRDQHHLRDGYRPHVTDQRAGRLHPGEHTLLTALCVVARAPHSTRSVAARVPLHP, from the coding sequence GTGTTTCCGGACCGGTTCCCGGCCGCAGACTGGCCATTGCACGTGACCATCGTGCCGCCCTTCGAGACCGAGCTCTCCGCCGAGGGCGTCGCCGCGCTCCTGCCGGGCGTCCCGCCGATCCCGGTCACCGGGGGAGCCCGGGAGCGTTTTGGCGCGCACCGCACGGTCCCCGTGACGGTGCTGCGCGCCTCCCCGGCGCTGCACGCGCTGCACACGGCATCCGTCGACGCCCTCGAAGCCGCCGACGTGGTCCTGCGCGACCAGCACCACCTGCGTGACGGCTACCGCCCCCACGTGACCGACCAGCGCGCCGGCCGTCTGCACCCCGGCGAGCACACCCTCCTCACCGCCCTCTGCGTCGTCGCGCGCGCCCCCCACTCCACGCGCTCCGTCGCCGCCCGCGTCCCCCTGCACCCCTGA
- a CDS encoding class I SAM-dependent methyltransferase translates to MASGAVGTVTRGTTNTNRLRRVDRWIAAQPELRRTPDPVVVDLGYGASGVTALELYQRLATVRPDVEVVGLEIEPGRVRTANEQLEAVRAGRTAFDPDARIRFGLGGFEVPLPDGRRAAVIRAFNVLRQYREVEVAGAWERMRSRLQPDGLLVEGTCDEIGRIASWVALDAAGPVSLTVSLRLRGLDAPSVVAERLPKALIHRNVPGERVHAFLGELDRAWRIHSPLAAYGPSQRWIAVARGMRDAGWPVSGGPRRWRLGELTVAWEAVAPAD, encoded by the coding sequence ATGGCATCCGGCGCCGTCGGCACCGTCACGCGGGGGACGACGAACACCAACCGGCTGCGCCGGGTCGACCGTTGGATCGCCGCGCAGCCGGAGCTCCGGCGCACCCCCGACCCGGTCGTCGTCGACCTCGGCTACGGCGCCAGCGGAGTCACCGCGCTGGAGCTGTATCAGCGGCTGGCGACCGTACGGCCGGATGTCGAGGTCGTCGGCCTCGAGATCGAACCTGGACGGGTGCGCACCGCGAACGAGCAGCTCGAAGCGGTCCGCGCGGGCCGGACCGCCTTCGATCCGGACGCCCGCATCCGCTTCGGCCTGGGCGGCTTCGAGGTGCCGCTGCCCGACGGCCGGCGGGCGGCGGTGATCCGCGCCTTCAACGTGCTCCGTCAGTACCGAGAGGTGGAGGTCGCGGGAGCGTGGGAGCGGATGCGATCGCGCCTGCAGCCGGACGGCCTCCTGGTCGAGGGCACCTGCGACGAGATCGGGCGGATCGCCAGCTGGGTCGCCCTGGATGCGGCCGGCCCGGTCTCGCTCACCGTCTCGCTCCGTCTGCGCGGGCTGGACGCGCCGTCGGTGGTCGCCGAGCGGCTGCCGAAGGCGCTCATCCACCGCAACGTCCCCGGCGAGCGGGTGCACGCCTTCCTCGGCGAGCTGGATCGCGCGTGGCGCATCCACTCGCCGCTCGCCGCGTACGGCCCCAGCCAGCGCTGGATCGCGGTGGCGCGCGGGATGCGCGACGCGGGCTGGCCGGTCAGCGGCGGACCGCGACGCTGGCGGCTGGGCGAACTGACGGTGGCGTGGGAGGCCGTCGCGCCGGCGGACTAG
- a CDS encoding ATP-binding protein — MDSTWLVLLSLGLGLAVGAGFVWVLHIAARRGHHAAAVVNPAVPDGVDQVLDALESAGVVLDPSNNVIKASPGAHAIGLVWNGLLVHPHLVELVDRVRRTGESITEECELSRGPFGDAGIHLSVRVARLGSRYILLLAEDRTESFRLEAVRRDFVANISHELKTPIGAVGLLAEALDDASDDPDQVRRFALRLSEEAQRLARITQDIIELSRLQATDALGDAHQLSASKVVKAAIDQNRVAAETRNIELAMRGDKQAQVIGNEGLLVTAVHNLISNAIQYSPDDSRIGIGVRNTGGVVEIAVTDQGEGIPEEDLDRVFERFFRVDQARSRNTGGTGLGLAIVKHAVQNHGGEVRVWSQPGRGSTFTIRLPEASTVRPPIGDTQ; from the coding sequence ATGGACTCCACCTGGTTGGTGCTGCTGTCGCTGGGCCTGGGGCTCGCCGTCGGCGCCGGTTTCGTGTGGGTCCTGCACATCGCCGCCCGCCGCGGTCACCACGCGGCCGCGGTCGTCAATCCGGCGGTGCCGGACGGGGTCGACCAGGTGCTCGACGCGCTCGAGTCCGCGGGCGTCGTGCTCGACCCGTCGAACAACGTCATCAAGGCGTCCCCGGGCGCCCACGCGATCGGCCTGGTCTGGAACGGCCTCCTGGTCCACCCGCACCTCGTCGAGCTCGTGGACCGCGTCCGGCGCACCGGCGAGTCGATCACCGAGGAGTGCGAGCTGTCGCGCGGCCCGTTCGGCGACGCCGGCATCCACCTCAGCGTGCGGGTGGCGCGCCTCGGCTCCCGCTACATCCTGCTCCTCGCGGAGGACCGCACCGAGTCGTTCCGGCTGGAGGCGGTCCGTCGCGACTTCGTGGCCAACATCAGCCACGAGCTGAAGACGCCGATCGGCGCGGTCGGTCTCCTCGCCGAGGCCCTCGACGACGCCTCCGACGACCCCGACCAGGTGCGCCGGTTCGCCCTGCGGCTCTCGGAGGAGGCCCAGCGCCTCGCCCGGATCACCCAGGACATCATCGAGCTGAGCCGGCTGCAGGCGACGGATGCGCTGGGCGACGCCCACCAGCTCTCGGCCAGCAAGGTCGTCAAAGCGGCGATCGACCAGAACCGGGTGGCCGCGGAGACGCGCAACATCGAGCTGGCGATGCGCGGCGACAAGCAGGCGCAGGTGATCGGCAACGAGGGCCTCCTGGTCACGGCCGTCCACAACCTCATCTCCAACGCCATCCAGTACTCGCCCGACGACTCCCGCATCGGAATCGGCGTCCGCAACACCGGCGGCGTCGTCGAGATCGCCGTCACGGATCAGGGCGAGGGCATCCCCGAAGAGGACCTGGACCGCGTCTTCGAGCGCTTCTTCCGCGTCGACCAGGCGCGCTCACGCAACACGGGCGGCACCGGTCTCGGTCTCGCGATCGTCAAGCACGCCGTGCAGAACCACGGCGGCGAGGTGCGCGTCTGGTCGCAGCCGGGACGCGGCTCCACCTTCACGATCCGGCTCCCGGAAGCCTCCACCGTCCGACCCCCGATAGGAGACACCCAGTGA
- a CDS encoding nuclear transport factor 2 family protein: MASTDTETVARQYIHAVGARDEDPLDDLFDVALVAEFAGSTLDKEGWTAALRRLMPVILRNEIREVFTNGERACIVYDFVTDTAAGAVRCVELLTVRDGRIVQIELLLDRAAFAPVNEELEKRAAS, encoded by the coding sequence ATGGCATCCACGGACACCGAGACGGTCGCGCGGCAGTACATCCACGCGGTGGGGGCGCGGGACGAGGACCCGCTCGACGACCTCTTCGACGTGGCCCTGGTGGCGGAGTTCGCCGGTTCGACGCTCGACAAGGAGGGGTGGACGGCGGCCCTGCGCCGGCTGATGCCCGTGATCCTCCGGAACGAAATCCGTGAGGTGTTCACGAACGGCGAGCGCGCGTGCATCGTCTACGACTTCGTCACCGACACCGCGGCCGGCGCCGTGCGGTGCGTGGAGCTCCTGACCGTGCGCGACGGGCGCATCGTGCAGATCGAGCTGTTGCTCGACCGCGCCGCCTTCGCCCCGGTGAACGAGGAGCTCGAGAAGCGCGCGGCCTCGTAG
- a CDS encoding glycine cleavage T C-terminal barrel domain-containing protein yields the protein MSDRSPFLDLPGAVDLTGSGVPSHYGSPLAEQRALAEGGAIVDLSDRAVLTVQGPDRLSWLNSLTSQALTGLAPGESSETLLLDVTGRVEHAARVLDDGDTVWLLVDRPEAEGLLAWLTSMRFMLRVELADRTADLATIGTLGDPPLPIAAPNGVPLIWHDPWREVAPGGHQYARGEHPGAGWAWSERLVPRDALPSLVSRVTSGELAVAGTVAAEALRIAAWRPRFSTEVDERTIPHELDWLRTAVHLSKGCYRGQETVAKVHNLGHPPRRLVMLHLDGSEGVHPVTGASVTLDGQEVGAVTSAALHYELGPIALAVVKRSTDPSATLLVDADGTAVTAAQEIVVPPEAGAEAHVPRLPRLGAVTRASRA from the coding sequence ATGAGCGATCGCTCTCCCTTCCTCGACCTGCCGGGCGCGGTCGACCTGACCGGCTCCGGCGTGCCCTCGCACTACGGCAGCCCGCTCGCCGAGCAGCGCGCGCTGGCCGAGGGCGGCGCCATCGTCGACCTGTCCGACCGCGCGGTGCTCACCGTGCAGGGTCCGGACCGGCTGAGCTGGCTCAACTCGCTGACCAGCCAGGCGCTCACGGGTCTCGCGCCGGGCGAGTCCTCCGAGACCCTGCTGCTGGATGTGACGGGCCGCGTCGAGCACGCCGCCCGCGTGCTCGACGACGGCGACACGGTGTGGCTGCTGGTCGACCGTCCCGAGGCGGAGGGGCTGCTCGCCTGGCTGACCTCGATGCGCTTCATGCTCCGCGTCGAGCTGGCCGACCGCACCGCCGACCTGGCGACGATCGGCACGCTGGGCGACCCGCCCCTCCCGATCGCCGCACCGAACGGCGTCCCGCTGATCTGGCACGACCCGTGGCGCGAGGTCGCCCCCGGCGGCCACCAGTACGCGCGCGGCGAGCATCCCGGCGCGGGATGGGCGTGGAGCGAGCGCCTGGTGCCCCGCGACGCCCTGCCCTCGCTGGTCTCGCGGGTGACGAGCGGCGAGCTCGCCGTGGCCGGCACGGTCGCGGCGGAGGCTCTGCGCATCGCCGCCTGGCGTCCACGCTTCTCCACCGAGGTGGACGAGCGCACCATCCCGCATGAACTCGACTGGCTGCGCACGGCCGTGCACCTGAGCAAGGGCTGCTACCGCGGCCAGGAGACCGTGGCGAAGGTGCACAACCTGGGTCACCCGCCGCGCCGCCTGGTCATGCTGCACCTCGACGGCTCGGAGGGCGTGCATCCGGTGACCGGAGCGTCCGTGACGCTCGACGGCCAGGAGGTCGGCGCCGTGACCTCCGCCGCCCTGCACTACGAACTGGGCCCGATCGCGCTGGCCGTCGTGAAGCGGTCCACCGACCCGTCCGCGACACTGCTGGTGGATGCGGACGGTACCGCGGTCACGGCCGCACAGGAGATCGTGGTGCCCCCGGAGGCGGGGGCCGAGGCGCACGTGCCGCGGCTGCCGCGGCTCGGTGCGGTGACGCGGGCGTCGCGGGCGTAA
- a CDS encoding FABP family protein, with product MIEIPTDLPAELVPLSWLIGVWEGTGVLDYAIEEEHTEREFGQRISFSHDGLGYLNYSSTSWVLDEERTPLAAETGYWRLHRTLVEGDPGPAMLPGSGVRPFNTAQSVETLRNSNGAFDIDVSIIHPDGVSEIYIGQVAGPRIDLATDAVMRTAGAKEYTAATRLYGLVENHLLWAWDIAALGQELRTHASARLAKVE from the coding sequence ATGATCGAGATCCCCACCGATCTTCCCGCCGAGCTGGTCCCCCTCTCCTGGCTGATCGGCGTCTGGGAGGGGACCGGCGTGCTCGATTACGCGATCGAGGAGGAGCACACCGAGCGGGAGTTCGGTCAGCGGATCAGCTTCAGCCACGACGGTCTCGGCTACCTCAACTACTCGTCCACGTCGTGGGTCCTCGACGAGGAGCGCACGCCGCTCGCCGCCGAGACCGGCTACTGGCGGCTGCACCGCACGCTGGTCGAGGGCGACCCGGGGCCGGCGATGCTGCCGGGCAGCGGCGTCCGTCCTTTCAACACGGCTCAGTCGGTGGAGACCCTGCGCAACTCGAACGGGGCGTTCGACATCGACGTTTCGATCATCCACCCCGACGGCGTCAGCGAGATCTACATCGGCCAGGTGGCCGGACCGCGGATCGACCTCGCGACCGACGCGGTGATGCGCACGGCCGGGGCGAAGGAGTACACCGCGGCCACCCGCCTCTACGGTCTCGTCGAGAACCACCTCCTGTGGGCGTGGGACATCGCGGCCCTCGGGCAGGAGCTGCGCACCCACGCCTCCGCCCGCCTCGCCAAGGTCGAGTGA
- a CDS encoding response regulator transcription factor: protein MTSILLVEDEAALSEPLAYLLKREGYEVEVAEDGPSALAAFDRSGADLILLDLMLPGIPGTEVCREIRTRSNVPIIMLTAKDSEVDIVVGLELGADDYVTKPYSSRELLARIRAVLRRRVEEEELQDDGVLEAGTVRMDVDRHTVAVNGAEISMPLKEFELLELLLRNAGRVLTRGQLIDRVWGSDYFGDTKTLDVHIKRIRSRIEESPSEPRMLVTVRGLGYRFNA from the coding sequence GTGACATCCATCCTGCTCGTCGAGGATGAGGCCGCGCTCAGCGAGCCGCTCGCGTACCTGCTGAAGCGCGAGGGCTACGAGGTCGAGGTCGCGGAGGACGGTCCGAGCGCGCTCGCGGCGTTCGACCGCTCCGGCGCCGACCTCATCCTGCTCGACCTGATGCTGCCGGGCATCCCGGGCACCGAGGTGTGCCGTGAGATCCGGACCCGCTCGAACGTCCCGATCATCATGCTGACCGCCAAGGACTCCGAGGTGGACATCGTGGTCGGGCTCGAGCTCGGGGCGGACGACTACGTGACCAAGCCCTACTCGTCGCGTGAGCTGCTCGCCCGCATCCGGGCCGTGCTGCGCCGCCGCGTCGAGGAGGAGGAACTGCAGGATGACGGCGTGCTGGAGGCGGGCACCGTGCGGATGGACGTGGACCGCCATACCGTCGCCGTCAACGGCGCCGAGATCTCCATGCCGCTGAAGGAATTCGAGCTGCTGGAGCTGCTGCTCCGCAATGCGGGACGCGTGCTCACCCGCGGCCAGCTCATCGACCGGGTGTGGGGGAGCGACTACTTCGGCGACACCAAGACGCTCGACGTGCACATCAAGCGCATCCGCTCGCGCATCGAGGAGAGCCCCTCGGAGCCCCGGATGCTCGTCACCGTGCGCGGGCTGGGGTACCGCTTCAACGCCTGA
- a CDS encoding CarD family transcriptional regulator has protein sequence MLFEVGETVVYPHHGAATITEVKKRIIKGEEKLYLKLNVTQGDLTIEVPADNVDLVGVRDVIGKEGLDRVFEVLRAPFTEEPTNWSRRYKANLEKLASGDVIKVSEVVRDLWRRDQDRGLSAGEKRMLAKARQILISELALAEKTDDEKASSLLDEVLAS, from the coding sequence ATGCTTTTCGAGGTTGGCGAGACCGTCGTCTATCCGCACCACGGTGCCGCAACGATCACCGAAGTCAAGAAGAGAATCATCAAGGGTGAAGAGAAGCTGTACCTCAAGCTCAATGTGACTCAGGGCGACCTGACCATCGAGGTCCCCGCCGATAATGTCGACCTCGTCGGAGTGCGCGACGTCATCGGCAAGGAGGGCCTCGACCGCGTGTTCGAGGTGCTGCGAGCCCCCTTCACCGAGGAGCCGACCAACTGGTCCCGCCGCTACAAGGCCAACCTTGAGAAGCTCGCCTCCGGCGACGTCATCAAGGTGTCCGAGGTCGTCCGCGACCTGTGGCGCCGCGATCAGGACCGCGGCCTCTCCGCCGGCGAGAAGCGCATGCTCGCCAAGGCGCGCCAGATCCTCATCTCCGAGCTGGCTCTGGCCGAGAAGACCGACGACGAGAAGGCCTCGAGCCTGCTCGACGAGGTCCTGGCCTCCTGA
- the ispD gene encoding 2-C-methyl-D-erythritol 4-phosphate cytidylyltransferase yields MDSYTGPRVAVVIVAAGSGTRLGAERPKAFVTLQGLTLLERSLHAVRGMRHAADPIVVAPAELLAEAAELSERASGRPVQVVAGGATRQRSVAEGLAVVDSSVEVVLVHDAARALAPSTLFDAVVDAVVERGYGVIPGLPVSDTVKRIGADGIVHETVDRSALAAVQTPQGFPCEQLLTAYALAESDETDDAGLVAAAGFRVDVVPGDAHAFKVTTPWDLRRAEEMLTGSRSPRIGSGSDTHAYDPAAELWLAGLHWPGEPGLAGHSDGDAVAHAIVDALLSAAGLGDIGGVFGTGDPRFSGAHGDVFLTEARRRVEEAGFRIGNVAVQVIGNRPKLAGRRAEAEERLSAILGAPVSVGATTTDGLGFTGRGEGLTAQATALLLG; encoded by the coding sequence GTGGACAGCTACACCGGGCCGCGCGTCGCGGTCGTGATCGTCGCCGCCGGTTCCGGCACGCGGCTGGGCGCCGAGCGCCCGAAGGCGTTCGTGACCCTCCAGGGCCTCACCCTGCTCGAGCGCTCGCTGCATGCCGTCCGGGGTATGCGTCATGCGGCGGACCCGATCGTGGTGGCGCCCGCCGAGCTGCTCGCCGAGGCGGCGGAACTGTCCGAGCGCGCCTCCGGCCGGCCGGTGCAGGTCGTCGCGGGGGGAGCGACCCGGCAGCGCTCGGTCGCCGAGGGGCTCGCCGTGGTCGACTCCTCCGTCGAGGTCGTGCTCGTGCACGACGCCGCCCGCGCGCTCGCGCCGTCCACGCTGTTCGACGCCGTGGTGGATGCGGTCGTCGAGCGCGGCTACGGCGTCATCCCCGGGCTGCCCGTCAGCGACACGGTGAAGCGCATCGGCGCCGACGGCATCGTGCACGAGACCGTCGACCGGTCCGCCCTCGCGGCGGTGCAGACCCCGCAGGGCTTCCCGTGCGAGCAGCTGCTGACCGCCTACGCGCTGGCGGAGAGCGACGAGACCGACGACGCCGGCCTGGTGGCCGCCGCGGGGTTCCGGGTGGATGTGGTCCCCGGCGACGCGCACGCTTTCAAGGTGACCACCCCCTGGGACCTGCGCCGCGCCGAGGAGATGCTCACCGGCTCCCGGTCGCCGCGGATCGGTTCGGGCAGCGACACGCACGCCTACGATCCGGCCGCCGAGCTGTGGCTCGCCGGTCTGCACTGGCCGGGCGAACCGGGTCTCGCGGGGCACAGCGACGGGGATGCGGTGGCTCACGCCATCGTCGACGCGCTGCTCTCCGCCGCGGGGCTCGGCGACATCGGCGGCGTCTTCGGGACCGGCGATCCGCGGTTCTCGGGCGCCCACGGCGACGTCTTCCTCACCGAAGCCCGGAGACGGGTGGAGGAGGCCGGCTTCCGCATCGGCAACGTCGCCGTCCAGGTCATCGGCAACCGGCCGAAGCTCGCAGGCCGCCGCGCGGAGGCCGAGGAGCGGCTGTCCGCCATCCTCGGAGCCCCGGTCTCGGTCGGCGCCACGACGACCGACGGTCTCGGCTTCACCGGCCGGGGCGAGGGCCTCACCGCCCAGGCCACCGCGCTGCTGCTCGGCTGA
- the cysS gene encoding cysteine--tRNA ligase codes for MTLRLFDTKAGALRDFVPLRAGEVGMYVCGPTVQSSPHIGHLRSALVYDQLRRWFTYRGLDVTLVRNVTDIDDKILVNAAAGQAAGGSEEWWALAYRFELEFSDSYRALGIQPPTYEPRATASIPQMQEIIQRLIDRGHAYAAQDGSGDVYFDVKSWPSYGELTRQSIDNMEAAADADPRAKRDPRDFALWKGRKDDEPASAAFPSPWGDGRPGWHIECSAMSRRYLGPQFDIHGGGLDLRFPHHENEIAQSTAAGDAFANYWVHNGLVNVNGQKMSKSLGNSVYAADLLGAARPLVVRYYLGSAHYRSTIDFTDGSLSEAEAALDRIAGFFERVDRRLAGTRFAGHGAEVVPDAFAEAMDDDLAVPQALAVLHDTIRTGNAALDAEDLEAAATARGHALAMTEVLGINPLSPQWRTGGSTAAESALGELVGRLLADRQDARAARDFAAADRIRDELSAAGITIEDTPTGSHWSIGS; via the coding sequence GTGACTCTGCGACTCTTCGACACGAAAGCGGGCGCCCTGCGCGACTTCGTCCCGCTGCGCGCCGGCGAGGTCGGCATGTACGTGTGCGGCCCGACCGTCCAGTCGTCCCCGCACATCGGGCACCTCCGCTCGGCCCTGGTCTACGACCAGCTGCGCCGCTGGTTCACGTACCGCGGTCTCGACGTCACCCTCGTGCGCAACGTCACCGACATCGACGACAAGATCCTGGTCAACGCCGCGGCCGGCCAGGCCGCCGGGGGCAGCGAGGAGTGGTGGGCGCTGGCCTACCGCTTCGAGCTCGAGTTCAGCGACTCCTACCGCGCCCTCGGCATCCAGCCGCCGACCTACGAGCCGCGCGCGACCGCGAGCATCCCGCAGATGCAGGAGATCATCCAGCGGCTCATCGACCGGGGTCACGCGTATGCCGCACAGGACGGCTCCGGCGACGTCTACTTCGACGTGAAGAGCTGGCCGTCGTACGGTGAGCTGACCCGGCAGAGCATCGACAACATGGAGGCCGCGGCCGACGCAGACCCCCGCGCCAAGCGCGACCCGCGCGACTTCGCGCTCTGGAAGGGCCGCAAGGACGACGAGCCGGCGTCGGCCGCGTTCCCGTCGCCCTGGGGCGACGGACGTCCGGGATGGCACATCGAGTGCTCGGCCATGTCGCGCCGCTACCTCGGGCCGCAGTTCGACATCCACGGCGGCGGGCTCGACCTGCGCTTCCCGCACCACGAGAACGAGATCGCGCAGTCGACCGCCGCGGGCGACGCGTTCGCGAACTACTGGGTGCACAACGGACTGGTGAACGTGAACGGCCAGAAGATGAGCAAGTCGCTCGGCAACTCCGTCTACGCGGCCGACCTGCTCGGCGCCGCCCGCCCGCTCGTGGTCCGCTACTACCTGGGCTCGGCCCACTACCGGTCGACGATCGACTTCACCGACGGCTCGCTCAGCGAGGCGGAGGCCGCCCTCGACCGGATCGCCGGCTTCTTCGAGCGGGTGGACCGGCGGCTCGCCGGCACCCGCTTCGCCGGCCACGGCGCGGAGGTCGTCCCCGACGCCTTCGCGGAGGCGATGGACGACGACCTCGCCGTGCCGCAGGCGCTCGCGGTGCTGCACGACACCATCCGCACAGGAAACGCGGCGCTGGATGCGGAAGACTTGGAGGCGGCCGCCACCGCCCGCGGGCACGCGCTCGCCATGACGGAGGTGCTGGGCATCAACCCGCTCTCCCCGCAGTGGCGCACCGGCGGCTCGACCGCGGCGGAGTCCGCACTGGGCGAGCTGGTCGGCCGGCTGCTGGCGGACCGCCAGGACGCCAGGGCCGCCCGCGACTTCGCGGCGGCCGATCGCATCCGCGACGAGTTGAGCGCCGCGGGAATCACCATCGAAGACACCCCGACGGGGTCGCATTGGAGCATCGGATCATGA
- a CDS encoding phosphoglyceromutase: MAAPYTLILLRHGSSEWNEKNLFTGWVDVRLSETGVAEAKRAGELLRDSGLAPDVLHTSVLTRAIQTANYALDVADRLWIPVERSWRLNERHYGALQGLDKAETLEKFGPEQFQLWRRSFDVPPPPLPDDSEFSQVGDPRYAGLGDELPRTECLKDVIERMLPYWESDITRDLADGKTVLVTAHGNSLRALVKHLDGISDEDIAGLNIPTGIPLVYKLGEDFTPLEPSYYLDPEAAAAGAAAVAAQGKK; the protein is encoded by the coding sequence ATGGCCGCTCCCTACACCCTGATCCTCCTGCGCCACGGCAGCAGCGAGTGGAACGAGAAGAACCTGTTCACCGGCTGGGTCGACGTCCGTCTCAGCGAGACCGGCGTCGCCGAGGCCAAGCGGGCGGGCGAACTGCTCCGCGACTCCGGCCTGGCGCCCGACGTGCTGCACACCTCGGTGCTGACCCGCGCCATCCAGACCGCGAACTATGCGCTCGACGTGGCCGACCGGCTGTGGATCCCGGTGGAGCGCTCGTGGCGCCTCAACGAGCGCCACTACGGCGCCCTGCAGGGCCTCGACAAGGCGGAGACCCTCGAGAAGTTCGGCCCGGAGCAGTTCCAGCTCTGGCGCCGGTCGTTCGACGTGCCGCCGCCGCCGCTTCCCGACGACAGCGAGTTCTCGCAGGTCGGCGACCCGCGCTACGCCGGCCTCGGCGACGAGCTGCCGCGCACCGAGTGCCTGAAGGACGTCATCGAGCGGATGCTGCCCTACTGGGAGTCGGACATCACGCGCGATCTCGCCGACGGCAAGACCGTGCTGGTGACGGCCCACGGCAACTCGCTGCGCGCCCTGGTCAAGCACCTCGACGGCATCTCCGACGAGGACATCGCCGGGCTGAACATCCCCACCGGCATCCCGCTGGTCTACAAGCTGGGTGAGGACTTCACCCCGCTCGAGCCGTCGTACTACCTCGACCCGGAGGCCGCCGCCGCCGGGGCCGCCGCGGTCGCCGCGCAGGGCAAGAAGTAG